The genomic interval GGTACTCATGAATGGAATTGTGTTTCCTAAAACCATGGGGATGAAAATTTTAAGTAAAATGAGATTTTCATAAACTAAATCTTTCTTGTCTCTTTTCTGATGGTTAATATCTGTGACATTTCTGCTCATCTTGCTCAGAAGGAGTAacgttttaatattttgattcTTGTTGACAGTTCATTATGAAGGCATTCTTGTCGAAACTGGTGACGTTTTTGATACTACACACGAGGATAACACTATATTCACCTTTGAATTGGGCAAGGGGTCTGTGATTAAAGCATGGGATATTGCACTGAGAACCATGAAGGTGAATGTAACTGTACGGATGGAGCTATTATTGCACATTATTTTTTCTCAAGCTTTTGTCCCTTCACTATTTTTGGCAGGTTGGTGAGGTTGCAAAGATCACATGTAAACCAGAATATGCCTATGGCAGTACTGGTTCTCCACCTGATGTTCCCCCAGAGTACCTATCTGTTCTTCTTAAGTTTGAATAAGTTGCATGAACAGAAGCTATTAAGATAATACTTTTGGTTGCCAGAAAATGTGCTGGAAAGTGCGAGGAGGGCAATTTTCCTGCACTTTCCTTGTTTGCATCGGGTTAAATTGTTGGATTCGGCATATTCTATTTTTGCCTGTGGAGATCATATTTTCCATGAAACTGATACCAGCTTTATCCCAATTTTTAATCTGGGAGGGAGATTCTCGGCACCCTTTTTCCTCCTATTTTTTGCAACTTTCTGATGAAACTTCTTTATATAGGAACTATTTTTCTGTAAAATATGGCGATGGCGGAAACATTAGATGTCCCATAAAGATCTTGGGATTTGTTTATATGGATTTGGACAATCCTCCtttttgagctagcttttggatTGTAGTTAGGCCCAAGTCCTAGTCTAGAAACAAAAGTATGTTTCAAGAGTTACTTGATTGAAAGGTGTTTGGAAGGATAAATGATTAGTTTGCAGGAAACAAAAGGTGGTAAAAAATTTCTCTCTGTTGTGATATGGCCAAATGATATTCTTGGGAGATTTAAGTAGAGCAAAAACGAAAATGAATGTCCcgcatttgatttttttaaagggTTATCATTTCCATTAATATTTTGCCGTTATGGTTGTTGAAAGTCTGCTGGTTTGATCGCGCTTATGCACTAATGCACATGTAACCCTTTGCACGATACAGctgaccaattttttttattttgattgaaaattcACTCACAATAATGTTTCAGAAACGTTTCTTGTAATCTATGCATGTCATCTATGAATTATGTGCGCAGTGCAACACTCCTTTTTGAGGTGGAGTTGGTAGCATGCCGTCCTCGTAAGGGTTCTAGTCTAGGCAGTGCTTCGGATGAGAGGGCCAGACTGGAGTAAGTATGAtctgttcaaattttcattCTAAGAATTCTGCATTGATTTAATTTCCCGTGAAATCACATCCACACTAATTTAAGGTTTGGAATAATAATAGAAACTTCTTCCCTAGTTTTTGGAGAAATACAATGACACCTCCCTCCTAGCTCCACACAGTAAGATACCATATCTACAATGAGAACTGTTGTAGTCACTCTTTCAAAACCTCAAGGGATGTTCGCTATCATTACGGAATCTTCTTGATAGTTGATCTAAGAAGTGCGCAAGACGTTCAAATAAATTGATTGACACTGCCCAAAGTATGAACTATAAAATTGATCAGAACCTCAAGGGGGGTCGATCTAGGTTTCATCTATGGTTTGTTATGTGTTTTACAATTGCAGTTAAGTTTCCCAAATTTGAGAATACATAGATGTTTTATGCTACATATTTGTTCAGGGAGCTCAAGAAGCAGAGGGAATTGGCAGCTGCagtcaaagaagaagaaaagaagaaaagagaagAAGCAAAGGCAGCTGCTGCTGCTAGGATTCAAGCCAAACTTGAAGCTAAGAAAGGAAAGGGAAAGGGCAAAGCTACATAAGCTCATTTGCATGATTACTTTATTACATGAACCTATCATATGAGATCTTCCATGAAAATGCTGTAATCTGAGATATTATGTGAGCAGATATTAAgtcatatatatgtattatacaTAAACTTCTTATTTTTACAAGAAAAAACCTATTTTTATCGGGCCGTCGCCTGCTAAAAATCTGTTAGTTCTAGACTGAAAGGAACTCCTGGAAATCCAACAAAGCGAGAAGAAGGAAGATTTATACTAactaattttcaattattttatctttAATATTTGGAACCTTTTCAAGCTAAAATATTCTTTGCCTTTTCGTCAATGGGAGAAAAATTCTCACACAAACGCGCACAGATGCCTACGAAATTACCTTTTGATGATATGATCAATTAAGCATTGAAAATTGACACTCATCAAAAGGGTAATAAGCGATATATCTATGGGTAGCCTGGCAGTAGTATCCAGGACAGGAAATATGGAAATCGATGCGATTAATAAATATCTTCATATTCTATTGAATCCAAGTTTTGGACCAGTTTACATATTTATACCTCGATGTAAAGACAAGTTAGCACATAACTTTTACATCCCCAAAACTGTAAAAGCTAGACAACGTATGAAGCATCGCCTTCTCCTTGTCCAGTCTCAGACCATTGCGATCCGGCTCTAAATTTGCAAACTGGGCACGTCCCTTGTTGCCGTAGCCATGGATCAATGCAATTTACGTGAAACTGTAAAAAAATGCATGAATAAATCGATAAATGGTCTTTAAAGAAACAGAGCAAGCAAG from Primulina huaijiensis isolate GDHJ02 unplaced genomic scaffold, ASM1229523v2 scaffold15321_ERROPOS2750371+, whole genome shotgun sequence carries:
- the LOC140965881 gene encoding peptidyl-prolyl cis-trans isomerase FKBP20-1-like gives rise to the protein MSSVDLTGDGGVLKTTVRRAKPDAIAPSETLPLLDVHYEGILVETGDVFDTTHEDNTIFTFELGKGSVIKAWDIALRTMKVGEVAKITCKPEYAYGSTGSPPDVPPDATLLFEVELVACRPRKGSSLGSASDERARLEELKKQRELAAAVKEEEKKKREEAKAAAAARIQAKLEAKKGKGKGKAT